One segment of Polaribacter huanghezhanensis DNA contains the following:
- a CDS encoding CBS domain-containing protein — protein sequence MNIIEYILNNFKPLTTQSTVREALKLCKTYPITHIPVVENARYVGCISQTDVLTIDNKEELLIESIDIFDHFQTDNNESLLELLKIFADNETNILPAVANQKYLGYIDLNDVLDTFSQTPFLNTEGVVLVIEKNSKDYSMSEVSQIIESNNGVVLGCYESKRTSDQVEVTLKVSSQEINEIIQTFRRYNYTIISEHKDDIYLEELKNRSDYLQKFLNT from the coding sequence ATGAATATTATAGAATACATATTAAATAATTTTAAGCCGCTAACAACACAAAGTACTGTTAGAGAAGCACTAAAGCTTTGCAAAACGTATCCAATTACGCACATTCCGGTTGTAGAAAATGCACGTTATGTTGGCTGCATTTCTCAAACTGATGTTTTAACGATAGATAATAAGGAAGAATTGCTAATTGAATCAATAGATATATTCGATCATTTTCAAACAGACAACAATGAATCTTTACTTGAACTATTAAAGATTTTTGCGGATAACGAAACCAATATTCTTCCTGCAGTTGCAAATCAAAAATACTTAGGCTATATTGATCTTAATGATGTTTTAGATACATTTTCTCAAACACCTTTTTTAAATACTGAAGGAGTTGTTTTGGTGATAGAAAAAAACTCTAAAGACTACTCAATGAGTGAAGTTTCTCAAATAATTGAGTCAAACAATGGAGTTGTTTTAGGATGTTACGAATCAAAAAGAACTAGTGATCAAGTGGAGGTTACACTTAAGGTCTCATCACAAGAAATCAATGAAATTATTCAAACTTTTAGACGTTATAATTACACCATTATAAGCGAACATAAAGACGATATTTATTTGGAAGAATTAAAAAACAGATCGGATTATCTACAAAAATTCTTAAATACCTAA
- a CDS encoding PorP/SprF family type IX secretion system membrane protein, with product MQRAIIFLFFIFSSLSVVGQETLPIYSDYLSDNIFLIHPSAAGIGTCGKVRITGRKQWQGVANAPELQTFSFHNKFGEKAAMGFVAFNDKNGYHSQKGIQATYAYHLDVGDGSIFEQLSFGLSGTVVQNQSDQRTFFGDRAVQQLIESTSYFNADFSVAYHRAGFSSYFTVKNLLLSAKNNLNNSLEPLDLRNYIFSAGYYFEYRNVVNLEPSFMLQLREGTGEAIADFNIKAYKNLDSAQIWAGLSYRRSFDKGAIENLTYLSPIVGINYNQMMISYTYTKQLGNIVFSDTGYHQITLGINVFCKRQRAAACPNINASF from the coding sequence TTGCAAAGAGCAATCATTTTTCTTTTTTTCATTTTTAGTTCTTTATCTGTCGTAGGTCAAGAAACCTTACCAATCTATTCTGATTATTTATCTGATAATATATTTTTAATTCATCCTTCGGCAGCAGGAATTGGAACTTGCGGTAAAGTTAGAATTACAGGAAGAAAACAATGGCAAGGTGTTGCTAATGCTCCAGAATTACAAACATTTAGTTTTCACAATAAATTTGGAGAAAAAGCCGCAATGGGTTTTGTTGCTTTTAATGATAAAAATGGCTATCATTCTCAAAAAGGAATTCAAGCTACTTATGCATATCATTTAGATGTTGGTGATGGAAGTATTTTTGAACAATTGTCGTTTGGTCTTTCGGGAACAGTGGTTCAAAATCAATCGGATCAAAGAACTTTTTTTGGAGATAGAGCAGTGCAGCAATTAATAGAAAGCACAAGTTATTTTAATGCAGATTTTAGTGTTGCGTATCACAGAGCTGGCTTTTCATCTTACTTTACAGTAAAAAACTTATTACTTTCGGCTAAAAATAATTTAAATAATAGTTTAGAACCGTTAGATTTAAGGAATTATATTTTTAGTGCTGGTTATTATTTTGAGTATAGAAATGTTGTAAACTTAGAGCCTTCTTTTATGTTACAATTGCGAGAAGGAACAGGCGAAGCAATTGCAGATTTTAATATTAAAGCGTATAAAAATCTTGACAGCGCTCAGATTTGGGCAGGATTATCTTATAGAAGAAGTTTTGATAAAGGGGCTATAGAAAACTTAACCTATCTTTCTCCGATTGTAGGCATCAACTACAATCAAATGATGATTTCTTACACATACACAAAACAGCTGGGAAATATCGTTTTTTCTGATACTGGTTATCATCAAATTACTTTAGGAATCAATGTTTTTTGTAAAAGACAGAGAGCTGCTGCTTGCCCTAATATCAACGCTTCTTTTTAA
- a CDS encoding alpha/beta fold hydrolase: protein MSNNLILHSRILGEGKPLLILHGYFGNGDNWKTIGNKLSDSFQVHLIDQRNHGRSFHADAFDYELMVEDLHNYMQHYQLEKVHLLGHSMGGKTVMLFAVEYPGLVDKLMVADISPRGYKPHHQEILDALNSIDFTKQTSRALVDEKLTEKIPEVGVRQFLAQNIYWKEKGKLDFRFNLPSLTENNDEVGVALPSFTIFEGETLFLKGENSEYITSDEEPIIKAHFPNHKIVTIKNAGHWLHAENPTDFLNAVGSFLKL from the coding sequence ATGTCTAACAATCTAATCTTACATTCCAGAATTCTTGGAGAAGGAAAACCGCTGTTGATTTTACACGGTTATTTTGGCAATGGTGATAATTGGAAAACAATTGGAAACAAATTGTCAGATTCGTTTCAAGTTCATTTAATAGATCAAAGAAATCATGGACGTAGTTTTCATGCAGATGCATTTGATTACGAATTAATGGTGGAAGATTTGCACAATTATATGCAGCATTATCAATTAGAAAAAGTACATCTTTTAGGGCATTCTATGGGCGGAAAAACAGTCATGTTATTTGCAGTAGAATATCCAGGATTGGTTGATAAATTAATGGTTGCAGATATCTCTCCAAGAGGGTACAAACCACATCATCAAGAGATTTTAGACGCGTTAAATTCTATTGATTTTACAAAGCAAACTTCTAGAGCTTTGGTAGATGAAAAGCTTACAGAGAAAATTCCAGAAGTTGGAGTTCGTCAATTTTTAGCACAAAACATCTATTGGAAAGAAAAAGGAAAATTAGATTTCCGTTTTAACTTGCCTTCTTTAACAGAAAATAATGATGAAGTTGGAGTAGCTTTGCCTTCTTTTACTATTTTTGAAGGAGAAACCTTATTCTTAAAAGGCGAAAATTCTGAGTATATTACTTCCGATGAGGAACCTATAATTAAGGCGCATTTTCCGAATCATAAAATTGTTACCATAAAAAATGCAGGACATTGGTTGCATGCCGAAAATCCTACAGATTTTTTAAATGCTGTTGGAAGTTTTTTGAAACTTTAA
- the bamA gene encoding outer membrane protein assembly factor BamA has product MSKYTIVVLFLLSFLTVNVNGQTNNSTVKDTIPTKVPYVKGQEYVLGGITVTGLKKFSEETVKIFTGLRNGQLIKLPGDKLTSAIKKLYDSKQFSDVDVYLAKLDGNVAYLQFNVKELPQLNLVTFSGIKKAKRKELKKDTDLKKGAMVTDNLIVTSTNYFKKKFTDKGFLKTKVSINTSKDTSDINVVNIDVHIDRGTRIKIKDISFKGNKEFSDSKLRKAMSNTKEKMFGRFWKTSKYIEDKYREDLESILEKYSRQGFRDARIISDKLIWNDDNTISIEIEVEEGKQYYFSNINYVGNKNFTVDQLSRILGIDKGDVYNGTVLKERIKGDNTPSSQDLQTLYHNNGYLFASVDAVETKVVNDSITVEIRIREDEQATIKRVTVIGNEKTNDHVIYRELRVKPGDLFSRAAIIRSIREIGQLGFFDTNVTPDVKPDWQNKTADIDFTVTEKGGSQIELQGGYGGGAFIGTLGLSFNNFAIRNLFKKEAYRPLPTGDGQKLSLRLQASRTYSTYSFSFTEPWLGGKKPQSFSFSIYNSNQYQYDYTTGIVDKNKNLSIVGVTLGLGKRLQWPDDYFQLSQSISYQNFSLNNYGFRVGTNFLNNGNLNNLSYEIKLIRNSAGPSLIFPTYGSEFSIGAKLTFPYSLVNGKDYSNISLAEKYKWMEYYKLSFKGKWYTAFTDKLVLMMNAEGGFLGNYSNKVGATPFERFFVGGDGLAAYQLDGRETVGLRGYQNSQLSSIEGGTIYNKFQLELRYSITDKPSASIYTLGFLEAGNSYDNFSSYNPFQLKRSAGIGVRVFMPAFGLLGIDFAHGYDSLPIYNNKPNAPISGWQTHFIIGRQF; this is encoded by the coding sequence ATGAGTAAATATACTATTGTAGTACTATTTTTATTAAGTTTTTTAACTGTAAATGTTAACGGACAAACCAATAATTCAACGGTTAAAGATACAATTCCCACAAAAGTACCTTATGTAAAAGGGCAAGAATATGTCTTAGGTGGAATTACAGTTACTGGTTTAAAAAAGTTTAGCGAAGAAACAGTAAAAATATTTACTGGTTTAAGAAATGGGCAACTTATTAAACTTCCTGGAGACAAACTTACCAGTGCTATTAAAAAATTATACGACAGTAAACAGTTTAGTGATGTTGATGTGTATTTAGCAAAGCTTGATGGAAATGTTGCTTACTTACAATTTAACGTAAAAGAATTACCACAGCTAAACTTAGTTACTTTTTCTGGAATTAAAAAAGCAAAAAGAAAAGAATTAAAAAAAGACACCGACCTTAAAAAAGGCGCAATGGTTACAGATAACCTAATTGTTACTTCTACCAATTATTTTAAAAAGAAATTTACAGACAAAGGGTTTTTAAAAACCAAAGTTTCTATAAATACTTCAAAAGATACTTCAGATATTAATGTTGTAAATATAGATGTTCATATAGACCGAGGAACTCGTATCAAAATTAAAGACATTTCTTTTAAAGGCAACAAAGAGTTTTCTGACAGTAAACTTAGAAAAGCAATGAGCAATACCAAAGAAAAAATGTTTGGTAGATTTTGGAAAACTTCTAAATATATAGAAGATAAATACAGAGAAGATTTAGAGAGTATTTTAGAGAAATATAGCAGACAGGGATTTAGAGACGCTCGAATTATAAGTGATAAATTAATCTGGAACGATGACAACACTATTAGTATAGAAATTGAAGTTGAAGAGGGTAAACAATACTATTTTAGTAACATTAATTATGTAGGAAATAAAAACTTTACAGTTGATCAATTATCAAGAATTCTTGGCATTGACAAAGGAGATGTTTATAATGGAACCGTTTTAAAAGAACGAATTAAAGGAGATAACACACCTAGTTCTCAAGATTTACAAACGTTGTATCATAACAATGGATATCTTTTTGCTTCTGTAGATGCAGTTGAAACAAAAGTTGTAAACGATTCTATTACTGTAGAAATTAGAATTCGAGAAGACGAACAAGCGACAATAAAAAGAGTTACCGTTATTGGAAACGAAAAAACAAACGACCACGTTATTTACAGAGAACTAAGAGTAAAACCAGGAGATTTATTTAGTCGTGCAGCTATTATCAGATCTATTAGAGAAATTGGTCAATTAGGGTTTTTTGATACTAATGTTACTCCTGATGTAAAACCAGATTGGCAAAATAAAACTGCAGATATTGATTTTACCGTTACAGAAAAAGGGGGAAGCCAAATAGAACTACAAGGTGGTTATGGTGGTGGAGCATTTATTGGAACACTTGGATTATCTTTTAATAATTTTGCTATCAGAAATTTATTTAAAAAAGAAGCATACAGACCTTTACCAACCGGAGATGGTCAAAAATTATCGCTCCGATTACAAGCAAGTAGAACCTATAGCACCTATAGCTTTTCATTTACAGAGCCTTGGTTAGGAGGTAAAAAACCACAATCGTTTTCGTTTTCAATTTACAACTCAAATCAATATCAATATGATTATACAACTGGAATTGTAGATAAGAATAAAAATTTAAGTATTGTAGGAGTTACTTTAGGCTTAGGAAAAAGATTACAATGGCCTGATGATTATTTTCAACTTTCACAATCTATAAGCTACCAGAATTTTAGTTTAAATAATTACGGATTTAGAGTTGGTACAAATTTTTTAAACAATGGTAATTTAAATAATTTATCCTACGAAATTAAATTAATTAGAAATTCAGCTGGGCCATCATTAATATTTCCTACTTATGGATCTGAATTTAGTATTGGTGCTAAATTAACCTTTCCATACTCTTTAGTAAATGGAAAAGATTATTCTAATATAAGTTTGGCTGAAAAGTACAAATGGATGGAATATTATAAATTAAGTTTTAAAGGAAAATGGTACACTGCTTTTACTGACAAACTTGTTTTAATGATGAACGCTGAAGGTGGATTTCTAGGGAATTACAGTAATAAAGTTGGTGCAACACCTTTTGAAAGATTTTTTGTTGGTGGAGATGGATTAGCAGCATATCAATTAGATGGTAGAGAAACTGTTGGATTAAGAGGATATCAAAACAGTCAATTATCTTCTATTGAGGGAGGAACCATATATAATAAATTCCAATTAGAGTTACGATATTCTATTACAGATAAACCCTCTGCTTCTATTTACACTTTAGGGTTTTTAGAAGCTGGAAATTCTTATGACAATTTTAGCAGTTATAATCCGTTTCAATTAAAAAGATCTGCCGGTATTGGAGTTCGTGTTTTTATGCCTGCATTTGGTTTGTTAGGAATTGATTTTGCTCATGGATATGATTCATTACCAATTTATAACAACAAACCAAATGCACCGATATCTGGTTGGCAAACACATTTTATTATTGGAAGACAATTCTAA
- a CDS encoding DUF6089 family protein, with protein MKKQLLAIVFICVTSISWSQINEIGVFIGGSNYIGDVGRTTYMYPNNIAASLIYKHNLNPRIALRGTLSYLPISGDDSKSSNAVRVNRNFNFKNSIKEVAVGIEYNFFEYDMTSEDKIYTPYILLEVAAFAYDSVESEITPGQYNLKTKISYAIPFGLGFKGKLGDNIGFSLETRVRYTFTDDLDYTTSNIPSLNFGGNSNDWYMFTGISLVYAFGRPACYAELK; from the coding sequence ATGAAGAAACAACTTTTAGCAATAGTATTTATTTGTGTTACAAGTATTTCATGGAGCCAAATAAATGAAATTGGAGTGTTTATCGGGGGAAGCAATTATATTGGAGATGTAGGAAGAACAACTTATATGTATCCGAACAACATTGCTGCTAGCCTTATTTATAAACACAATTTAAATCCAAGAATTGCTTTAAGAGGTACTTTAAGTTATTTACCAATTAGTGGTGATGATTCAAAATCGTCGAATGCAGTTAGGGTAAATAGGAATTTTAATTTTAAAAATTCAATTAAAGAAGTAGCAGTTGGGATTGAATATAATTTTTTTGAATATGATATGACTTCTGAAGACAAAATATACACACCGTATATTTTACTAGAAGTTGCTGCATTTGCTTATGATAGTGTTGAGTCTGAGATTACACCAGGACAATATAATTTAAAAACAAAAATTTCATATGCAATTCCATTTGGATTAGGATTTAAAGGGAAATTAGGAGACAATATTGGGTTTTCGTTAGAAACAAGAGTAAGATATACGTTTACAGATGATTTAGATTATACAACAAGTAACATACCATCATTAAATTTCGGAGGAAATTCTAACGACTGGTATATGTTTACTGGAATTTCTTTAGTGTATGCTTTTGGAAGACCCGCTTGTTATGCAGAGTTAAAATAA
- a CDS encoding OmpH family outer membrane protein has protein sequence MKQFKKLLLIAVFMLGVGGVANAQKIGHIDTSKLVQNMPDTKKANSELEKIQKTYKDDIEANIKAYQTKAQRYAAEEKTQTPETNARRKAELQSDAAKIQQAQEIATQELRKKEVELKNPIYEKAQKAIQEVANAKGLIYVFNSAPGGGLIIFEKGTDIYDAVKAKLGF, from the coding sequence ATGAAACAATTTAAAAAGTTATTATTAATAGCTGTATTTATGTTAGGTGTAGGAGGAGTTGCCAATGCACAAAAAATCGGACATATAGACACGTCAAAACTGGTGCAAAATATGCCAGATACTAAAAAAGCAAACTCTGAGCTAGAAAAGATTCAAAAAACTTATAAAGATGACATTGAGGCTAATATAAAAGCATATCAAACGAAAGCACAACGATATGCCGCTGAAGAAAAAACACAAACTCCAGAAACTAATGCTAGAAGAAAAGCTGAATTACAAAGTGATGCAGCAAAGATTCAACAAGCACAAGAAATTGCGACTCAAGAGTTAAGAAAAAAAGAAGTTGAGTTGAAAAACCCAATTTACGAAAAAGCTCAAAAAGCAATTCAAGAAGTTGCCAATGCAAAGGGGTTAATATATGTGTTTAATTCTGCACCTGGAGGAGGATTAATTATCTTTGAAAAAGGTACAGATATTTACGATGCAGTAAAAGCTAAATTAGGGTTCTAA
- the murI gene encoding glutamate racemase, translating to MNAASKQPIGIFDSGIGGTSIWKKIHQFLPNENTIYLADSKNAPYGQKSENKILELSIKNTEFLLNKNCKLIVVACNTATTNAIEYLREHYAVPFIGIEPAIKPAAINTKTKNIGILATKGTLNSRLFTTTSNTINQEVFIREQVGEGLVELIEDGQLVSTKMTHLLTNHLHKLLKYNIDYLVLGCTHYPYLIPQIQKIIGTDITIIDSGLAVAKQTKKILEENNLLNTQNLKTKHFFFTNKTTKVLEFVLGHNQNCIIEKLNF from the coding sequence ATGAATGCAGCTTCTAAACAACCTATTGGCATCTTTGATTCTGGTATTGGCGGAACTTCTATTTGGAAAAAAATACACCAGTTTTTACCAAATGAAAACACCATCTATTTAGCAGATAGTAAAAATGCGCCTTATGGTCAAAAATCAGAAAATAAAATTCTTGAATTATCTATAAAAAATACAGAATTTTTATTAAACAAAAACTGTAAACTAATTGTTGTTGCTTGTAATACAGCCACAACAAATGCCATTGAATATTTAAGAGAACATTATGCTGTTCCTTTTATAGGAATTGAGCCTGCGATAAAACCTGCAGCTATAAATACCAAAACAAAGAATATTGGCATTTTAGCCACAAAAGGAACCTTAAATAGTCGTTTATTTACAACAACATCAAACACCATCAATCAAGAAGTTTTTATTAGAGAGCAAGTTGGTGAAGGATTGGTGGAGTTGATTGAAGATGGACAATTAGTTTCTACAAAAATGACTCATTTATTAACCAATCATTTACATAAATTACTAAAATACAATATTGATTACTTGGTTTTGGGCTGTACTCATTATCCATATTTAATCCCTCAAATCCAAAAAATAATAGGAACTGACATAACCATTATAGACTCTGGTTTGGCTGTTGCAAAACAAACCAAAAAAATTTTAGAAGAAAATAATTTATTAAATACTCAAAACTTAAAAACCAAGCATTTTTTCTTTACAAATAAAACGACAAAAGTGTTAGAGTTTGTTTTAGGACACAATCAAAACTGCATCATTGAAAAGCTAAACTTTTAG
- a CDS encoding isoprenyl transferase yields MDKKLHINLQKVPQHVAVIMDGNGRWAKSKGMERIFGHRNALTSVRESIEAAAEIGVKAITLYAFSTENWNRPKMEVNALMKLLITSLKKELPSFQENGVKVNAIGDITSLPKKAQKVLSEVINDTKNNSKITLTMALSYGSREEIVNTIKNISKKVVNNELQIEEIDEKVINNHLYTFNLPDVDLMIRTSGEQRISNFLLWQMAYAELYFTSILWPDFRKSDFFDAIIEYQNRERRFGKTSEQIETPNE; encoded by the coding sequence ATGGATAAAAAATTACACATTAATTTACAAAAAGTACCACAACATGTTGCTGTTATTATGGACGGCAATGGTCGCTGGGCTAAAAGTAAAGGAATGGAACGAATTTTTGGACATAGAAACGCCTTAACGTCGGTAAGAGAATCTATAGAAGCTGCTGCAGAAATTGGCGTAAAAGCTATTACATTGTACGCTTTCTCTACCGAAAATTGGAATCGCCCAAAAATGGAAGTAAATGCTTTAATGAAACTCTTAATTACATCATTAAAAAAAGAATTACCATCTTTTCAAGAAAACGGCGTTAAAGTAAATGCAATTGGAGATATTACTAGTTTGCCAAAAAAAGCGCAAAAAGTATTATCTGAAGTAATAAATGACACTAAAAACAATTCTAAAATAACATTAACTATGGCATTAAGTTATGGTTCTAGAGAGGAAATTGTTAATACTATCAAAAACATATCTAAAAAAGTTGTTAATAACGAACTTCAAATAGAAGAAATTGACGAAAAAGTTATTAATAATCATTTATATACATTTAATTTGCCCGATGTTGATTTAATGATTCGCACAAGTGGAGAACAACGCATCAGTAATTTTTTGCTTTGGCAAATGGCATATGCCGAATTATACTTTACAAGTATACTTTGGCCAGATTTTAGAAAAAGCGATTTTTTTGACGCAATAATTGAATATCAAAATAGAGAACGACGCTTTGGTAAAACAAGCGAACAAATTGAAACACCAAATGAGTAA
- a CDS encoding pyridoxine 5'-phosphate synthase, with translation MTKLSVNVNKIATLRNSRGGDVPNLVKVTGDIESYGAEGITIHPRPDERHIRYQDAYDLKEIVKTEFNIEGNPIPKFMEMVLKIKPTQVTLVPDSVDTLTSNAGWDTIKNQSFLQEVISEFKKAGIRTSIFIDTDLKLIEAAAKTGADRIELYTEEFATQFDLGNKNAIKPYTDAAVLAHNLGMGINAGHDLSLENIKFFKENIPNLAEVSIGHALISKSLYLGLENVVNMYLDRLKSKG, from the coding sequence ATGACAAAGTTAAGTGTAAATGTAAATAAAATTGCCACGTTGCGTAATTCTCGTGGTGGAGATGTTCCAAATCTTGTAAAAGTTACTGGCGATATAGAATCTTATGGTGCAGAAGGAATTACCATTCATCCACGACCAGATGAACGTCATATTCGGTATCAAGATGCGTATGATTTAAAAGAAATTGTAAAAACAGAATTCAATATTGAAGGAAATCCGATTCCGAAATTTATGGAAATGGTGTTAAAAATTAAACCAACACAAGTAACGTTGGTTCCAGATAGTGTTGATACGTTGACCTCTAATGCTGGTTGGGATACCATTAAAAATCAATCTTTTTTACAAGAAGTGATTTCTGAATTTAAAAAGGCAGGAATTAGAACTTCAATTTTTATTGATACAGATTTAAAGTTGATTGAAGCAGCGGCAAAAACAGGAGCAGACCGAATAGAACTGTATACAGAAGAATTTGCTACTCAGTTTGATTTAGGAAATAAAAATGCCATAAAACCATATACTGATGCTGCAGTTTTAGCGCACAATCTAGGAATGGGAATCAATGCAGGACATGATTTAAGTTTAGAGAACATAAAGTTTTTTAAAGAAAACATCCCAAATTTAGCAGAAGTTTCTATTGGACACGCGCTAATTTCTAAATCATTGTATTTAGGATTAGAAAATGTGGTAAATATGTATTTGGACAGATTAAAGTCTAAAGGTTAA
- a CDS encoding OmpH family outer membrane protein, which translates to MKKIFVLIVLLFTIQNSSAQKGQNLAYIDMEYILENVPEYVTAQNNLNAKIEKWKSNLSKLERHIEVLKTDLANEKAILTKDLIEEREEDITIKKEEFARLESLYFGPQGDLFFLRKQLVKPIQDLVYNSVQSIAKRKKYDFVLDKSSELVMLYSNKKYDISELVLASIVKDRKIKTSKNNITAKKTAVQKKLEEIKQARLKKIEAQKKAIQAKRDAKIKERDAKRKLLLDKKNAAKKKNKKNN; encoded by the coding sequence ATGAAAAAAATATTCGTATTAATCGTTCTTTTGTTTACAATACAAAATAGCAGTGCACAAAAAGGTCAAAACCTTGCATATATAGATATGGAATACATTTTAGAAAATGTTCCTGAATATGTAACTGCACAAAACAATTTAAATGCTAAAATTGAGAAATGGAAAAGTAATTTATCTAAATTAGAAAGACACATAGAAGTACTAAAAACAGATTTAGCAAACGAAAAAGCAATCTTAACAAAAGATTTAATTGAAGAAAGAGAAGAAGACATCACCATTAAAAAAGAAGAATTTGCAAGATTAGAGTCTTTATATTTTGGACCACAAGGAGATTTATTCTTCTTAAGAAAGCAATTGGTAAAGCCAATACAAGATTTAGTTTACAATTCTGTTCAAAGTATTGCTAAAAGAAAAAAATATGACTTTGTTTTAGATAAATCTAGCGAATTAGTGATGCTATATTCAAATAAAAAATACGATATTAGCGAACTCGTTTTAGCAAGCATCGTTAAAGATCGAAAAATTAAAACTTCTAAAAATAATATTACTGCTAAGAAAACTGCAGTTCAAAAAAAATTAGAAGAGATAAAACAGGCTAGACTTAAGAAAATTGAAGCTCAGAAAAAAGCAATACAAGCTAAACGAGATGCAAAAATAAAAGAAAGAGATGCTAAGAGAAAATTACTTTTAGACAAAAAGAATGCTGCAAAAAAGAAAAATAAAAAGAATAATTAA
- a CDS encoding NAD kinase, which translates to MKKVAIYGQSYNTASIKEVLLLIAILQEKNIVLFFEKEFYDLFQKENLLPKKYPTFSHFNDLNNSFDLFFTIGGDGTILRSITYIRNLNIPVLGINTGRLGFLATIQKDEIKQVIEQLLLKEYKIQERTLLSVKTTPKTDALSEINFALNEVTVARKNTTSMIGVQTFLDDEYLTNYWADGLIVSTPTGSTGYSLSCNGPVVLPDSKSLVITPIAPHNLNARPLVISEKTKIKLEVSGRENEFLMSLDSRIATINENTQIFIEKAPFTIKTLALTNQSFLKTLRSKLLWGEDTRNDFKHP; encoded by the coding sequence ATGAAAAAAGTAGCAATTTACGGTCAATCTTACAACACAGCTTCAATTAAAGAAGTCTTGTTGTTGATTGCTATTTTACAAGAAAAAAACATTGTTCTCTTTTTTGAAAAAGAATTTTATGATCTTTTTCAGAAAGAGAATTTATTACCAAAAAAATATCCAACATTTTCTCATTTTAACGACTTAAACAACTCGTTTGATTTGTTTTTCACCATAGGTGGAGACGGAACTATTTTAAGATCTATAACGTATATCAGAAATTTAAATATCCCTGTTTTAGGAATTAACACAGGCAGGCTTGGGTTTTTAGCAACCATCCAAAAAGACGAAATAAAACAGGTAATAGAACAATTATTACTAAAAGAATATAAAATTCAAGAAAGAACACTTTTAAGTGTAAAAACAACTCCAAAAACTGATGCTCTTTCTGAAATTAATTTTGCTTTAAATGAAGTTACTGTCGCTAGAAAAAACACAACTTCTATGATTGGAGTTCAAACTTTTTTAGACGACGAGTATTTAACAAATTATTGGGCAGACGGATTGATTGTTTCTACTCCAACAGGTTCTACTGGATATTCTTTAAGCTGTAATGGCCCTGTCGTTTTACCAGATTCTAAAAGCTTAGTAATTACTCCAATTGCACCACACAACTTAAATGCGAGACCTCTAGTTATTTCAGAAAAAACAAAAATTAAACTGGAAGTTAGCGGAAGAGAAAATGAATTTTTAATGTCTTTAGATTCTCGTATCGCAACAATAAATGAGAATACTCAAATTTTTATCGAAAAGGCTCCATTTACAATCAAAACACTTGCACTCACCAATCAATCATTCTTAAAAACTTTAAGAAGTAAATTATTGTGGGGAGAAGACACAAGAAATGACTTTAAACATCCATAA